From a region of the Betta splendens chromosome 5, fBetSpl5.4, whole genome shotgun sequence genome:
- the dnajc14 gene encoding dnaJ homolog subfamily C member 14, producing MNLHSHRTAVRIMEKEAAEKERGSVPDTEEEFPDGESITMTTSSQWMSRNADAYSMSQDTSNPATPQDSEFGDAELFGSVEAKEDSDEASDGYEHDSAAENETSQVINQEEDEAAKEQHMNGESVWRNIGSGRRCKLRSSGSVPEQTSQSSFASLQKGNVMSSGGRHKQARRRNHHHHQQNRSRRRTGRQLVLAFKEMLSESLSFWCISCVHMMIEIIVTLTHNCGVGVETGGMKLYNFGQRLFIKVTDLPGMKADANRILEWTKCVGAALMDKSVWSVKWVKTAALSCFRLFGALIVLGYHWAKAILVRVGGERGKRYRTSFQESRFWKCVLSVLERVRSWFRRGGRIPSSTPESPSKPSRCQPGQELERLLALAEVPEDELDPFTVLGVEVHATEAELKKAYRQLAVQVHPDKNKHPRAGEAFKVLRAAWDIVSNQETRREYELKRMAATELSKSMNEFLTKLQDDLKEAMNTMMCTKCEGRHKRFEMDREPTEARFCAECNRCHSAEEGDLWAESSMLGLRITYFACMDGKVFDITEWAGCQRISISPDTHRVPYHISFGSKNNSNATRHRTPSEHGAGPTNPADLQDFFNRIFKGGPSNDMAANGGFFPSGPPHHHPPGAAAPPFSPPPGQTGFYMPGSHRPESSETWAESGKPPRRRKKARKPFQR from the exons ATGAACCTCCACTCTCACAGAACTGCTGTAAGGATCATGgagaaggaagcagctgagAAGGAGCGGGGCAGTGTTCCAGACACTGAGGAGGAGTTCCCTGATGGTGAATCCATCACAATGACCACATCTAGTCAGTGGATGAGCAGAAACGCTGATGCCTATTCCATGTCTCAGGACACCTCAAACCCAGCCACGCCACAAGATTCAGAATTTGGCGACGCAGAGCTTTTTGGATCTGTAGAAGCCAAAGAGGATTCAGATGAGGCTTCAGATGGGTATGAGCATGACAGCGCTGCAGAAAATGAAACCTCACAGGTGATTAATCAAGAAGAGGATGAAGCTGCAAAGGAGCAGCACATGAATGGAGAGTCAGTTTGGAGGAACATAGGAAGTGGAAGGCGTTGCAAGCTGAGGAGCAGTGGTTCAGTTCCAGAGCAGACCAGTCAAAGTTCCTTTGCCTCATTGCAAAAAGGAAATGTTATGTCAAGCGGTGGCCGTCACAAGCAGGCACGCAGACGcaaccaccaccatcatcaacAGAACCGGAGCCGTAGGCGGACAGGCAGACAGCTTGTTTTGGCTTTCAAGGAGATGTTATCAGAGTCTCTCAGCTTCTGGTGCATCTCCTGTGTCCACATGATGATTGAGATTATTGTCACTTTAACTCACAATTGTGGAGTTGGTGTTGAGACTGGAGGGATGAAACTTTATAACTTTGGTCAGCGGCTCTTCATAAAGGTCACAGATCTACCAGGAATGAAGGCGGACGCAAACCGGATTCTAGAATGGACAAAATGTGTAGGAGCTGCCCTGATGGATAAATCTGTTTGGTCTGTGAAATGGGTGAAGACAGCTGCCTTATCTTGTTTCAGACTTTTCGGTGCTTTGATCGTTCTTGGGTATCATTGGGCAAAGGCTATTTTGGTCCGAGTTGGTGGAGAGAGGGGAAAGCGATATCGGACATCTTTTCAGGAGTCCAGGTTTTGGAagtgtgtgttgtctgttcTTGAGAGAGTTCGAAGTTGGTTCAGGAGAGGTGGCCGTATACCGTCCTCCACTCCCGAGTCTCCCAGCAAACCAAGTAGATGCCAGCCAggccaggagctggagagactGTTGGCTTTGGCTGAGGTGCCCGAGGATGAGCTTGACCCCTTTACAGTGCTCGGTGTGGAGGTGCACGCCactgaggctgagctgaagaAGGCCTACAGACAACTGGctgtccag GTCCATCCAGACAAGAATAAACACCCACGGGCTGGAGAGGCGTTCAAAGTGCTGAGGGCTGCCTGGGATATTGTCAGTAACCAAGAGACACGACGGGAGTATGAGTT GAAGCGGATGGCAGCAACTGAGCTCTCAAAGTCCATGAATGAGTTCCTCACTAAACTACAAGATGACCTGAAGGAAGCCATGAACACCATGATGTGCACAAAATGTGAAGGCAGACATAA GCGGTTTGAGATGGATCGTGAACCTACTGAGGCCCGTTTCTGTGCTGAATGCAACCGTTGCCATAGTGCTGAGGAGGGGGACCTGTGGGCTGAGTCCAGCATGCTGGGCCTACGCATCACATACTTTGCCTGTATGGATGGCAAGGTCTTTGATATTACAG AGTGGGCTGGTTGCCAAAGAATAAGCATTTCTCCTGACACACACCGTGTGCCCTATCACATCTCTTTTGGTTCAAAGAACAACAGCAATGCCACACGACACAG GACTCCCTCAGAACACGGTGCAGGTCCGACCAACCCCGCCGATTTGCAGGACTTCTTTAACCGCATCTTCAAAGGTGGACCTTCTAATGACATGGCTGCCAATGGGGGCTTCTTCCCCTCAGGTCCACCCCATCATCACCCACCTGGTGCTGCAGCaccccctttctctcctccaccagGCCAGACGGGTTTCTATATGCCGGGAAGTCACCGTCCAGAGTCCAGCGAGACGTGGGCTGAAAGTGGCAAACcccccaggaggaggaagaaagcccGGAAGCCCTTCCAGAGGTGA
- the LOC114856051 gene encoding neuritin-like isoform X1, with protein MQRGRRRDVPRVLHPVKLKWRRYGEITKCLRGAARPVPGGEDELSARRGAAFLSLAASEDSPDVKCENVYKDFSDCVLELGESMDNYQENVTSERGVEAVCSHWEAFHTCALTALSDCQEEVSTIWETLRQDSRKMRFQGSLFDLCSPSSSPSMSSPLVALTLPLLLVATGPYWSSVQMG; from the exons ATGCAGCGCGGTCGGCGGCGGGATGTGCCCCGCGTGCTCCATCCCGTCAAACTAAAATGGAGACGCTACGGTGAGATCACGAAGTGTCTGCGAGGTGCAGCCCGTCCGGTGCCGGGCGGGGAGGATGAGCTCAGCGCGCGCCGGGGGGCAG cgttcctgtccctcgctgcaTCCGAAGACTCCCCAGATGTGAAGTGTGAGAACGTTTACAAGGACTTTTCTGACTGCGTCCTGGAGTTGGGCGAGAGCATGGACAACTATCAGGAGAACGTGACCAGTGAAAGGGGAGTGGAGGCAGTGTGCAG TCACTGGGAAGCTTTCCACACATGTGCCCTCACAGCGCTGTCTGACTGTCAGGAGGAAGTCAGCACCATCTGGGAGACTCTGAGGCAGGACTCCAGGAAGATGCGCTTCCAGGGGAGTCTGTTCGACCTGTGCAGCCCCAGCTCCTCTCCCAGCATGAGTTCCCCTCTGGTTGCCCTCAccctcccactgctgctggtCGCGACTGGGCCCTACTGGTCCTCTGTGCAGATGGGGTAG
- the nab2 gene encoding NGFI-A-binding protein 2, translating into MSLPRTLGELQLYRVLQRANLLAYYETFIQQGGDDVQQLCEAAEEEFLEIMALVGMATKPLHVRRLQKALRDWAANPALFNQPVSSVPLGGIPLFKVDGAGAGGSAGGPRKSVSNGQPGSPCDREDRACLTPMHSGSPRSPCSQASPQPPDTHYREKLSPMDPHWLSPEPDANCTLASSSGMEEEPPSPPLPLPPACPPGPSTSPSPSASFAPAVPSAWPGGQLDGETVRAVVESVERLLRTLPRSDPAEVKTLLRMNKKMAKTVGHIFKMGSQDASKEEEIRKYSLIYGRFDSKRREGKQLTHHELIINEAAAQFCMRDNALLLRRVELFSLARQVARKCAYTSTLKHTRTNVDESGALPQKRARHEVTAPETAAEGSEGATQRADDDSLSAESLDSVSHDMGSQCNQSPSPRPHADTSNPANWSRHLIQQTLMDEGLRLARMVSHDRAGKLSLGSEGAHPTDPDSKVDRRSSVAACRSSSPCITRDDCNPRAK; encoded by the exons ATGTCTCTGCCACGCACGCTCGGGGAACTGCAGCTCTACCGCGTGCTGCAGAGGGCCAACCTCCTGGCCTATTACGAAACCTTCATCCAGCAGGGTGGCGACGACGTGCAGCAGCTCTgcgaggcagcggaggaggagttCCTGGAGATCATGGCCCTCGTTGGCATGGCCACCAAGCCGCTGCATGTGCGTAGGCTGCAGAAGGCCCTCCGGGACTGGGCGGCCAACCCTGCCCTTTTCAACCAGCCCGTGTCGAGCGTTCCTCTCGGGGGCATTCCGCTGTTTAAAGTCGACGGCGCGGGCGCGGGCGGCTCGGCGGGGGGGCCCAGGAAGTCTGTGAGCAACGGGCAGCCGGGGTCACCGTGCGACCGGGAGGACCGGGCGTGCCTCACTCCGATGCACAGCGGGAGCCCGAGGAGCCCGTGCTCCCAGGCCTCCCCGCAGCCGCCTGACACGCACTACAGGGAAAAGCTGTCCCCCATGGACCCCCACTGGCTCAGCCCGGAGCCGGACGCCAATTGCACTTTGGCCTCTTCGtctgggatggaggaggagccgcccagcccgccgctgccgctgccgcccgCCTGTCCCCCGGGTCCCTCCACGTCACCGAGCCCCTCGGCCTCCTTCGCCCCCGCGGTCCCGTCGGCCTGGCCCGGGGGGCAGCTGGACGGGGAGACGGTGAGGGCCGTGGTGGAGAGCGTGGAGAGACTGCTCAGGACGCTGCCGCGGTCCGACCCGGCGGAGGTGAAGACCCTGCTGAGGATGAACAAGAAGATGGCAAAGACTGTGGGGCACATCTTCAAGATGGGGTCCCAGGACGcgagcaaggaggaggagattcgAAAGTACAGTCTGATTTATGGGCGCTTTGACTCGAAGAGGAGGGAAGGGAAGCAGCTGACACATCACGAG CTGATCATCAACGAGGCCGCGGCCCAGTTCTGCATGCGCGACAACGCCCTTCTGCTGAGACGGGTGGAGCTCTTCTCGTTGGCCCGGCAGGTGGCGAGAAAATGTGCCTACACCTCCACGCTGAAGCACACGAG AACAAATGTGGACGAAAGCGGCGCGTTGCCCCAAAAGAGAGCGAGGCACGAG GTAACGGCGCCCGAGACGGCGGCGGAGGGGTCGGAGGGCGCGACCCAGAGGGCAGACGACGACAGCCTATCAGCGGAAAGCCTGGACAGCGTATCGCACG ACATGGGCTCACAGTGCAACCAGTCTCCCTCCCCCCGTCCTCACGCCGACACCTCCAACCCCGCCAACTGGAGCCGCCATCTGATACAGCAAACGCTAATGGACGAAGGGCTGCGATTGGCTCGGATGGTGTCACATGATCGGGCTGGCAAGCTCAGCCTAGGGTCAGAGGGCGCTCACCCCACAG ATCCCGACAGTAAGGTGGACAGGCGGAGCTCGGTCGCAGCGTGCAGGAGCAGTAGCCCTTGCATCACCAGAGACGACTGCAACCCTCGGGCAAAGTGA
- the sys1 gene encoding protein SYS1 homolog: MASNFRSYIWDPVLIVCQIVLMQCIYYSFLGLWLAGVDSLVQTSRSLDQIFSYEVLGFATVQGRLSMMAFILNALTCALGLWFFIRRGKQCLDFTVTVHFFHMIGCWIYNAHLPAALSWWLVNVACMALMAVLGEYLCMRTELRAIPVNSGPKSNL, translated from the exons ATGGCCAGTAACTTCCGAAGCTACATATGGGACCCAGTCCTCATTGTCTGCCAGATTGTGCTGATGCAGTGCATCTACTACAGCTTTCTTGGCCTCTGGTTGGCTGGCGTAGATAGTCTGGTGCAAACTAGTCGATCATTAGACCAGATATTCAGCTATGAA GTCCTTGGTTTTGCAACAGTCCAGGGCAGGCTCTCAATGATGGCATTCATCTTGAATGCGCTGACCTG TGCCCTTGGTCTGTGGTTCTTCATCCGTCGAGGAAAACAATGCCTGGACTTCACAGTCACTGTGCACTTTTTCCATATGATTGGCTGCTGGATTTATAATGctcatcttcctgctgctctgtcttgGTGGCTTGTCAATGTAGCCTGCATGGCATTGATGGCTGTATTAGGAGAGTACCTGTGTATGCGAACTGAGCTCAGAGCCATTCCAGTAAACAGTGGACCCAAGTCAAACCTTTGA
- the inpp1 gene encoding inositol polyphosphate 1-phosphatase, producing MADLLRLLLQVAEKAANVARVCRQEAPLFQLLVQEKTGDDKNKKFVQDFKTLADVVIQEMIRHNVGAKFPEMAGFIHGEESNKFENGLGESVTVTVCATEQETAALLATVLDGNRTAASLLAQAIHQNPASVDPSADGLAVPLSPSELGIWIDPIDATSQYIEGREEALEEGHLSPSGLHCALVLIGVYLRSTGRPVMGVINQPFNHKDPAGGGWRGRHFWGVSCGDVNLCSLPRPKGESQGGPGLSAVLSSSEKQAVKDTLASLCGPDNVKYASGAGYKILCVIQGLADVYVLSEGSTFKWDSCAPHALLRALGGGVVDLNKTLQSSCGAGDQTELTYHQPNAECKGADRWANRGGLVAYRDCSQLNRVIGALKGKM from the exons atGGCTGatctgctgaggctgctgctgcaggtggctgAGAAGGCAGCCAACGTGGCCCGGGTGTGCAGACAGGAGGCCCCCCTCTTTCAGCTGCTGGTGCAGGAGAAGACGGGCGATGACAAGAACAAGAAGTTCGTCCAGGACTTCAAGACGCTTGCGGACGTGGTGATCCAGGAGATGATCCGACACAATGTGGGCGCCAAG TTCCCCGAAATGGCCGGATTCATACACGGAGAGGAGTCGAACAAGTTTGAAAACGGGCTTG GGGAGAGTGTGACGGTCACCGTGTGCGCCACGGAGcaggagacggcggcgctgctgGCCACGGTGCTGGACGGCAACCGCACGGCGGCATCTCTGCTGGCGCAGGCCATCCACCAGAACCCGGCCAGCGTCGACCCCAGCGCCGACGGCCTGGCGGTGCCGCTCAGCCCCTCGGAGCTCGGCATCTGGATCGACCCCATAG ATGCCACCAGCCAGTACATCGAGGGCCgagaggaggcgctggaggagggCCACCTGAGTCCTTCGGGCCTGCACTGTGCGCTGGTTCTGATCGGGGTTTACCTCCGGAGCACGGGGAGGCCCGTCATGGGCGTCATCAACCAGCCGTTCAATCACAAAGACCCGGCAGGTGGAGG CTGGAGGGGCAGACATTTCTGGGGCGTGTCCTGCGGCGACGTCAACCTCTGCTCGCTGCCCCGGCCCAAAGGTGAATCCCAAGGCGGGCCGGGTCTCTCGGCGGTGCTGAGCTCCAGCGAGAAGCAGGCGGTGAAGGACACCCTGGCGTCGCTGTGCGGCCCCGACAACGTGAAGTACGCCTCTGGGGCCGGATACAAGATCCTGTGTGTCATCCAGGGCCTGGCAGACGTCTACGTCCTGTCAGAGGGCAGCACCTTCAAATGGGATTCCTGCGCCCCTCACGCTCTTCTCCGGGCCCTCGGGGGAGGCGTGGTGGACCTGAACAAGACCCTGCAGTCCAGCTGTGGGGCAGGGGACCAGACTGAACTGACTTATCACCAGCCCAACGCTGAGTGCAAAGGAGCCGACCGCTGGGCCAACAGAGGAGGCCTGGTGGCTTATCGGGACTGTTCTCAGCTCAACAGGGTCATTGGGGCTCTGAAGGGAAAGATGTAG
- the LOC114856054 gene encoding peroxisomal succinyl-coenzyme A thioesterase-like, producing the protein MSRAGSALHRVLASLHHAAGAARWRSSCRPSPLLTAAPSRALIDEQISITGHFLPPHCPVTVCSKMHCDDGDQWEAYAHYTTDADGTVSLSRDHSVGGMYVGCEPMGLFWGLKPAPGAREGLRLRKKNVETPYLVHISLLEGHVCPSEGPSTELAAVMAERWYMAPGVRRTEIRQNGLVGTLFLPPGPGPFPAMLDLWGMGGGLVEYRSALLASRGYASFTIAYIGHKDLPGPKNCISVGDPYFKSAFHFLQDHHQVCGDRVGLFGLSFGTYLCLRLATQPDVNPSCLICVNGPVGSLSKLSDPDGRTEDFERDQTYWLYDDQERVSFKNVSLPANINPDNIVKIENLKCPLAYIVGEDDVSCASIDNANLIEETLRAAGKPELFTRLSYPGAGHLIEPPYAPNSRMSMWRIKPQKLMTVWGGHPAPHAAAQEDAWRKVLDFMARHLRR; encoded by the exons ATGAGTAGAGCAGGCTCGGCTTTACACAGGGTCCTGGCAAGTTTGCATCATGCTGCGG GAGCAGCtcggtggaggagcagctgtcgCCCGTCTCCTCTGCTGACAGCTGCTCCCTCTCGCGCCCTCATAGATGAACAGATCAGCATTACAGGTCATTTCCTGCCACCACACTGTCCAGTTACCGTGTGTTCGAAAATGCACTGTGATGATGGGGACCAGTGGGAGGCCTACGCCCATTATACTACAGACGCAGATGGCACTGTCAGCT TGAGCCGGGATCATTCAGTCGGTGGCATGTATGTGGGTTGTGAACCCATGGGACTCTTCTGGGGACTGAAGCCTGCTCCTGGGGCCAGAGAGGGTTTGAG ACTACGGAAGAAAAACGTAGAGACTCCCTACCTAGTACACATATCCTTGTTGGAGGGCCACGTTTGCCCCAGTGAGGGGCCGAGCACTGAGCTGGCAGCTGTGATGGCAGAGCGCTGGTACATGGCACCGGGTGTAAGGAGAACAGAAATCCGCCAGAATGGACTCGTGGGCACATTATTCTTACCCCCAG GCCCGGGCCCGTTTCCAGCCATGTTGGACCTGTGGGGAATGGGTGGCGGGTTGGTAGAGTACCGCTCTGCCCTGTTGGCATCCAGAGGCTATGCAAGCTTCACCATTGCCTATATAGGACACAAAGATCTACCTGGTCCAAAGAACTGCATCAGTGTTGGTGATCCATACTTTAAG TCAGCGTTCCACTTCCTACAAGATCATCATCAGGTGTGTGGAGACAGAGTTGGGCTCTTCGGCCTGTCGTTCGGAACCTACCTGTGTTTACGGCTTGCCACGCAGCCTGATGTCAAT CCATCTTGTTTAATTTGTGTCAATGGCCCAGTGGGAAGTCTCAGCAAGCTCTCAGATCCAGATGGCAGGACTGAAGACTTTGAAAG GGACCAGACGTATTGGCTGTATGATGATCAGGAACGTGtcagttttaaaaatgtttctttgCCTGCTAACATTAACCCTGACAACATAGTGAAG ATAGAGAATCTCAAATGCCCATTAGCATACATTGTGGGTGAAGATGACGTCAGCTGTGCGAGCATAGACAATGCAAACCTG ATCGAGGAGACTCTGCGGGCTGCAGGTAAACCCGAGCTGTTCACTCGCCTGTCGTACCCTGGTGCAGGTCACCTGATTGAACCACCATACGCCCCAAATTCAAGAATGTCCATGTGGAGGATCAAACCACAAAAAT TAATGACTGTCTGGGGAGGTCACCCTGCTCCTCACGCTGCCGCTCAGGAAGACGCCTGGAGGAAGGTGCTGGATTTTATGGCCAGGCATCTGAGACGTTGa
- the LOC114856051 gene encoding neuritin-like isoform X2, which yields MGFFTSTKTGGILALALAFLSLAASEDSPDVKCENVYKDFSDCVLELGESMDNYQENVTSERGVEAVCSHWEAFHTCALTALSDCQEEVSTIWETLRQDSRKMRFQGSLFDLCSPSSSPSMSSPLVALTLPLLLVATGPYWSSVQMG from the exons ATGGGATTTTTCACGTCGACGAAGACCGGAGGGATCCTCGCGCTCGCCCTGG cgttcctgtccctcgctgcaTCCGAAGACTCCCCAGATGTGAAGTGTGAGAACGTTTACAAGGACTTTTCTGACTGCGTCCTGGAGTTGGGCGAGAGCATGGACAACTATCAGGAGAACGTGACCAGTGAAAGGGGAGTGGAGGCAGTGTGCAG TCACTGGGAAGCTTTCCACACATGTGCCCTCACAGCGCTGTCTGACTGTCAGGAGGAAGTCAGCACCATCTGGGAGACTCTGAGGCAGGACTCCAGGAAGATGCGCTTCCAGGGGAGTCTGTTCGACCTGTGCAGCCCCAGCTCCTCTCCCAGCATGAGTTCCCCTCTGGTTGCCCTCAccctcccactgctgctggtCGCGACTGGGCCCTACTGGTCCTCTGTGCAGATGGGGTAG
- the LOC114856047 gene encoding translocon-associated protein subunit alpha-like gives MFTFGSKLLLLFLLAFPCGLMSIGHVSADSDSAEDLAEDADAAVDEEDDDDDEEEVLVEEDQMQASEGDEDDADEAADKLITSHPDADTTIIFMTGEEFPANEIVRFLVGFTNKGSQDFTVQSLEASFRYPQDFQFYIQNFTALPLNTVVKPQAQASFEYSFIPAQPMAGRPFGLVILLSYLDTEGNIFQTAIYNQTVTITEKEEGLDGETMFMYVFLGGLVALMLFGMYQALESRTKKRIPVKVETGTGGIHDVDISWIPQETLNAMNKASPKTSPRKRTKRAAGVDQ, from the exons ATGTTCACCTTCGGGTccaagctgttgctgctgttcctcCTGGCCTTCCCCTGCGGACTGATGTCCATCG GCCACGTCTCTGCAGACTCAGACTCTGCTGAGGACCTCGCtgaagatgctgatgctgcggtggatgaggaagatgacgatgacgatgaggaAGAGGTGCTGGTTGAGGAAGATCAGATGCAAGCATCG GAGGGAGATGAAGATGACGCCGATGAAGCTGCAGACAAGCTGATCACTTCTCACCCCGATGCTGACACAACCATCATCTTCATGACAGGAGAAG AGTTTCCTGCCAATGAAATTGTGAGGTTCCTGGTGGGTTTCACCAACAAGGGAAGTCAAGATTTCACCGTCCAGTCACTGGAGGCCTCCTTCCGCTATCCACAAGATTTCCAGTTCTACATCCAAAAT TTCACAGCTTTGCCCCTGAACACCGTAGTCAAGCCCCAGGCTCAGGCCTCCTTCGAGTACTCCTTCATCCCAGCTCAGCCCATGGCCGGCCGCCCGTTTGGTCTGGTCATCCTCCTGAGCTATCTGGACACTGAG GGCAATATTTTCCAGACAGCCATTTACAACCAGACTGTCACCATCACCGAGAAAGAAGAAGGACTGGACGGAGAAAC TATGTTCATGTACGTGTTCCTGGGAGGGCTGGTGGCCCTGATGCTCTTTGGGATGTACCAGGCCCTGGAGTCAAGGACG AAAAAGAGAATCCCAGTGAAAGTGGAGACGGGCACTGGTGGGATCCACGATGTGGACATCAGCTGGATTCCTCAGGAGACTCTCAACGCCATGA ATAAGGCTTCTCCTAAAACATCTCCACGGAAACGAACCAAGAGGGCAGCAGGCGTGGATCAATAG